One Companilactobacillus farciminis KCTC 3681 = DSM 20184 genomic window, AAGTTCGTTTAGGTGACTACAACGATGTGGGACAATTAACTGAATCACTTCAAGGTATCGACAAGTTGCTCTTCGTTTCATCACAACCTGGTGGAGAAGTCGCTCGTGCTATTCAACATGAAAATGTCTTAACGGCTGCTAAAAATGCTGGAGTTAAGTACATTGCCTATACAAGTTTTCCACATGCTGATACAGCTACAGCTCCTTTGGCAAATGATCATCAATTAACTGAGAAGTTGCTCAAAGAATCAGGAATTGATTATTCATTCTTACGTAATAACTGGTATTTGGAAAATGAGGCTGATTCATTAAAAGCTGCTGTTACACAAGGATTAGTATATTCAACTGATGGTAAAGCGGGATGGGCTTTGGAGTCTGAATATTCAGAAGCCGCTGCTTTAGTTTTGGTTCAAGACAATCCTAAAAAGGTTTATGAATTTTCGGGAAAGAGTCGAACTTATCAAGATTTGGCTGATGCATTAAAGGTTACAGCTACGAAATTAAGCGATGCTGAATACGGTAAGGTATTGCAGAAGTCTGGAATGGATGAAGGAACAGTTCAAATGATTCTTTCATTCCAAGATTTGATTACTCAAGGCAATTTGGCAGAAACTACGACTGATTTGCCAGAAGTTTTAGGTAGAGAATTGACGCCATTGTCAGAAGCACTTGGAACAGTTATTGGTAAATAATGTTTGTCAAAGACCTACTTTATACCTTATGATATTAAGAAGTGTGAAGGAGTGATGATTTTGAAATTTTCCAGTAAATTGAGTGATGGCGTACATATTTTGACCTATGTTGATATTTGTAAAGATGGTGATCTTTCAAGTGCAGCAATCGCCAGTAGTATCGAGTCCAATCCCAGTTTAGTGCGACGTATGATGTCGAGATTGAAAAAAGCTGGATTGTTACAGAGCGCACCTGGAAAAGTTGCTCCCAAATTGTCTAGAAAACCTTCTGAGATAACGTTATTGGATGTTTATCGAGCTATTGAAGATAATCAAAATTTACTCCACGTTGATGAAAAAACTAATCCTAAATGTATCGTTGGTGGCAATATTCAAGATACTTTACGAGAAGTTTATCAAAAGGTACAAAACGATGCTGAAAAGAGCATGTCACAAGTGAGTTTGCAAGATATCATTGATGGAATTTTGCTCAATAATGAGAAGAAAAAATAAAATAAGCCCGGTCAGAATAAATTCTGATCAGGCTTATTTTATTGGTTTTTAGAGTCGGTTGAAATAATACCACGTTGTAAGTTGATGAAACGTCCACTATTACGACTGAAAGTTAACGTATAGTAATAACTGTTGTCTTTATTTAATTGCTTAATGTAGATTCTAGTGTAGCGAGGGACATCAGAAACTTGATAGCCGACGATACTCGAATTGCTGACTCGTGAATTAGAATTTTTTGCTAAGGTATACAAACCGATGTTGCTCTTGTCGGGATTCAAACCTAAGTTGATAGAGATTTGGTTAAAGTTACCAGGTTCGTTAGCGTTGGTGGCAGTCAAATTAGAATTGATGATAGCAGTCTTTAATCGTTGCATGAAGGCATCTGCTTCAGTCGTACCAAACTTGCCTAATTCAATATCTTTAAAGACGTATTTTGGTGGATATTTGTTAGACTTGGTGTTGAGGTATTTAGCCGAAGTGACGGTGTCATCGTGATAATAAAGGCGGTAACGGTAACTCACGATATTTTTCGTATCGTCATAACGATTGCAACTGACAGTAATATACTTTCCGTGGCTGTCTTTACCAAAATTCAACAAAGTCATTTTACCGATATAACGGTGTGGCTTTTGATGAACCTTCTTTAATAAAGATTCTTCTTGGTCATTGGATAAAAATGACAGTTGTTTTGTATTATCATAGTCATCATTGATAGAGCTGATTAAATTCAAAGCTTGTGTTTTAGAATTGTTCAAGTCAGCTTTCAAAGAGATGGCTTTAGGCGCGATGTCTTCATCAATATTATTAGGATTAACGATCAAAGAGAATGGAATGGTCAAACTGGCGATGCCATTGATAGTTTTGTCCTTGATTTTTCCTAAGTTAAGGGCGTATGAGAAAATAATGGCGATTAAAAGTAGGAAAATAACGATCCATTTTATATATGTTTTGTTTAATTTTTTCAAAATTTCCACCCTTTATTTGCAGGATAATTTACTATATATAATAACAAGATGAACTAGATATTTGGGGAAAATCATGAAAGATAAGAAAGATTTAAAGACTAAAACTAAATCTGAACGATATTTA contains:
- a CDS encoding Rrf2 family transcriptional regulator, whose product is MKFSSKLSDGVHILTYVDICKDGDLSSAAIASSIESNPSLVRRMMSRLKKAGLLQSAPGKVAPKLSRKPSEITLLDVYRAIEDNQNLLHVDEKTNPKCIVGGNIQDTLREVYQKVQNDAEKSMSQVSLQDIIDGILLNNEKKK
- a CDS encoding NAD(P)H-binding protein gives rise to the protein MTKYAITGATGRFGQNALKKLVELVPATDVVALARNTQKAQATVPNGVEVRLGDYNDVGQLTESLQGIDKLLFVSSQPGGEVARAIQHENVLTAAKNAGVKYIAYTSFPHADTATAPLANDHQLTEKLLKESGIDYSFLRNNWYLENEADSLKAAVTQGLVYSTDGKAGWALESEYSEAAALVLVQDNPKKVYEFSGKSRTYQDLADALKVTATKLSDAEYGKVLQKSGMDEGTVQMILSFQDLITQGNLAETTTDLPEVLGRELTPLSEALGTVIGK